Proteins co-encoded in one Granulicella cerasi genomic window:
- a CDS encoding anti-sigma factor yields the protein MNTMNHLSEDDLVLFALQLLEGGELENTLNHLERCEQCRHEVARFQGDLSMYALSQTELHTPPAAARERLMRRVEKEKKIVPPAPVAAPVEVPRAPVASLPQYDRSSTAVPIAATNLPPLPPRFAGNPVANDEGDVFLPARGRRIFGVEAEEFVEDEKPRRSGNGLLTVLGWTGWAIAAGMAVVAGLQFRERQAVQSDMASQQAQLQSTQGSLTDLQSALDTLTDNNAMQVSLHVPVNGQPEPPKPEGHAAYNAQKGSLLFIANHLAEIPANKTYELWVLPAGGQDPIPAGTFRPDTRGVASVVMPQLPKGVAAKGFGVTIEDQGGSKTPTPPIVLAGL from the coding sequence ATGAACACGATGAACCATCTATCCGAAGACGATCTCGTGCTCTTCGCGCTGCAACTGCTGGAAGGCGGCGAGCTCGAGAACACGTTGAACCACCTGGAGCGCTGCGAGCAGTGCCGCCATGAGGTTGCGCGCTTCCAGGGAGACCTGTCGATGTATGCGCTGTCGCAGACGGAGCTGCATACGCCTCCTGCTGCCGCGCGTGAGCGCCTGATGCGCCGCGTCGAGAAGGAAAAGAAGATTGTTCCGCCGGCACCTGTGGCCGCGCCGGTAGAGGTGCCTCGCGCGCCTGTGGCTTCGCTGCCGCAGTATGACCGCTCCTCCACCGCTGTACCGATTGCAGCGACAAACCTCCCGCCGTTGCCGCCGCGCTTTGCGGGGAATCCTGTCGCGAATGACGAAGGCGATGTCTTCCTGCCTGCGCGTGGTCGCCGCATCTTCGGCGTGGAAGCGGAAGAGTTTGTCGAAGACGAAAAGCCGCGCCGTTCCGGCAATGGCCTGCTAACCGTGCTGGGCTGGACAGGTTGGGCGATCGCCGCAGGTATGGCCGTGGTGGCGGGCCTGCAGTTCCGTGAGCGTCAGGCCGTGCAGAGCGATATGGCCTCACAGCAAGCGCAGTTGCAAAGCACGCAGGGGTCGCTGACCGATCTGCAAAGCGCGCTCGACACGCTGACGGACAATAACGCAATGCAGGTTTCGCTGCATGTACCGGTGAACGGCCAGCCTGAGCCTCCGAAGCCTGAGGGCCACGCAGCGTACAACGCGCAGAAGGGCTCGCTGCTCTTCATCGCGAACCATCTTGCGGAGATTCCGGCGAACAAGACGTATGAGCTTTGGGTGCTCCCCGCTGGCGGACAGGATCCGATCCCGGCAGGCACCTTCCGTCCGGACACGCGCGGCGTGGCCAGCGTCGTGATGCCGCAGTTGCCGAAGGGTGTTGCCGCGAAGGGCTTCGGTGTGACGATCGAAGACCAGGGTGGCTCGAAGACGCCGACCCCGCCGATCGTGCTCGCTGGACTTTAG
- a CDS encoding carbon-nitrogen hydrolase, with protein MAAKTTRVALIQMSCEASTEANLAKAVARVREAAENGATLICLPELFRAQYFCQREDHALFDITESIPGPSTAALAEVVREYKLVVVASLFERRAPGLYHNTAAILDHASSNQDCIADVYRKMHIPDDPLYYEKFYFTPGDLGFKTQRTSAGPIGTLVCWDQWYPEGARVTALKGAETLFFPTAIGWHPSEKEEFGERQYDAWQTIQRGHAIANGVFVCSVNRVGHEQGDVEHNGVMMKGPEGAGLEFWGGSFIADPFGRILAKASHDKEEILYADLDAKEVEITRQHWPFLRDRRIDAYGGITSRFLD; from the coding sequence ATGGCGGCGAAGACCACCCGTGTAGCGTTGATTCAGATGTCGTGTGAGGCCTCGACCGAGGCGAATTTGGCGAAGGCCGTAGCTCGTGTGCGCGAAGCCGCTGAGAACGGCGCCACGCTGATTTGTCTGCCGGAACTCTTCCGTGCGCAGTACTTCTGCCAGCGCGAAGACCACGCGCTCTTTGATATCACCGAGTCCATCCCCGGCCCTTCGACCGCTGCGCTGGCCGAGGTGGTGCGCGAGTACAAGCTGGTTGTGGTGGCAAGTCTCTTTGAGCGCCGCGCGCCCGGGCTGTACCACAACACCGCCGCGATCCTCGACCACGCCAGCAGCAATCAGGACTGCATCGCCGACGTGTATCGCAAGATGCACATCCCCGACGATCCTCTCTACTACGAGAAGTTTTACTTCACGCCGGGCGACCTCGGCTTTAAGACGCAGCGCACCTCGGCTGGACCCATCGGCACGCTCGTATGCTGGGACCAGTGGTACCCCGAAGGCGCGCGCGTGACAGCGCTGAAGGGTGCGGAGACATTGTTCTTCCCGACGGCGATCGGCTGGCACCCCAGCGAGAAGGAAGAGTTTGGCGAGCGTCAGTACGACGCGTGGCAGACGATTCAGCGTGGACATGCTATCGCGAACGGCGTCTTCGTTTGCTCGGTAAACCGCGTGGGCCACGAGCAGGGCGATGTGGAGCACAACGGCGTGATGATGAAGGGCCCCGAAGGCGCAGGCCTCGAGTTCTGGGGCGGTAGCTTCATTGCCGACCCGTTCGGCCGCATCCTCGCGAAGGCTTCGCACGACAAGGAAGAGATTCTGTACGCCGACCTCGATGCGAAGGAAGTGGAGATCACGCGCCAGCACTGGCCGTTCCTGCGCGATCGCCGCATCGATGCGTACGGCGGCATCACCAGCCGCTTCCTCGACTAA
- a CDS encoding TlyA family RNA methyltransferase, whose translation MPPIGPKLRLDKLLVDRQLFSSRERAQAMILAGRVLVNEQKVDKPGASVKEEDAVRVLGDDMRYVSRGGLKLEGALKDFDISIEGKVCADIGASTGGFTDCMLQHGAVAVVAVDTGYGQIAHKLRIDERVTLHERTNARILEAGALVVEPRISFFAMDVSFISATLVIPAVVRAFAPAGEVWQGEAVLLVKPQFEAGREYVGKGGIVRDPAGHQLAIDRVRTCVLELGGEAVALIDSPILGTEGNKEFLLHARFGGAA comes from the coding sequence ATGCCACCCATTGGACCCAAGCTCCGCCTCGACAAGCTTCTCGTTGATCGACAACTCTTTTCCAGCCGCGAGCGCGCGCAGGCGATGATCCTTGCGGGCCGTGTGCTCGTCAACGAGCAGAAGGTCGATAAGCCGGGCGCTTCGGTGAAGGAAGAGGATGCCGTGCGCGTCCTCGGCGATGACATGCGCTACGTTTCGCGCGGCGGGCTGAAGCTCGAAGGCGCGTTGAAGGACTTCGATATTTCGATCGAAGGCAAGGTTTGTGCAGACATCGGCGCTTCCACCGGCGGCTTCACCGACTGCATGTTGCAGCACGGCGCCGTTGCTGTGGTTGCCGTCGATACCGGCTACGGTCAGATCGCGCATAAGCTCCGCATCGATGAGCGAGTGACGCTGCACGAGCGTACGAACGCACGCATTCTGGAAGCGGGCGCGCTCGTCGTCGAGCCGCGCATCTCTTTCTTCGCGATGGATGTCAGCTTCATCTCTGCGACGCTGGTGATTCCGGCCGTGGTGCGCGCGTTTGCTCCTGCAGGCGAGGTGTGGCAAGGCGAGGCCGTGCTGTTGGTAAAGCCGCAGTTTGAGGCTGGTCGAGAGTATGTCGGCAAAGGCGGCATCGTGCGCGATCCCGCCGGGCATCAGCTTGCGATCGACCGCGTGCGCACCTGTGTGCTCGAGCTTGGCGGCGAGGCTGTCGCGCTGATCGACTCACCGATTCTGGGTACCGAAGGCAACAAGGAGTTTCTGTTGCACGCACGCTTCGGCGGCGCAGCGTAA
- a CDS encoding NAD(+)/NADH kinase produces the protein MPRAAIISKPQKPELEPILVELLAWLKDHGFEVTLDEQTAIYLGRPQDGVERTQLAAKRHQIVITLGGDGTLLSAARAFAHTGTPILGINLGSLGFLTEVPVADMYRTLESWLNGTAVLDSRWLMHTELIREGQVFRSFEALNDVVLAKGAIARMGEFAIELDRQPVANFKADGVIISTPTGSTAYTLAANGPILMPTVDAMVLTAICPHLLTIRPIVVPGHSRISVTVNVVPHETYLTVDGQEAVELQLGDRIDCCRSESSIRLLRLNENGLFNVLRQKLSWGER, from the coding sequence ATGCCACGCGCCGCGATCATCTCCAAGCCGCAAAAGCCTGAGCTCGAGCCGATCCTCGTGGAGCTGCTCGCGTGGCTGAAAGACCATGGTTTTGAGGTCACGCTCGATGAGCAGACGGCGATCTATCTTGGCCGTCCGCAGGATGGCGTAGAGCGCACACAACTCGCTGCAAAGCGCCACCAGATCGTCATCACGCTTGGCGGCGATGGCACACTGCTCTCCGCCGCACGCGCGTTTGCGCACACCGGCACCCCGATCCTCGGCATCAACCTCGGCTCGCTGGGCTTCCTTACGGAAGTGCCCGTTGCGGACATGTACCGCACGCTGGAGTCGTGGCTGAACGGCACGGCTGTGCTCGACTCGCGTTGGCTGATGCATACCGAGTTGATTCGCGAGGGTCAGGTTTTCCGCTCATTCGAAGCGCTGAATGATGTCGTGCTCGCAAAGGGTGCGATCGCGCGCATGGGGGAGTTCGCCATCGAGCTTGATCGTCAGCCTGTCGCGAATTTCAAGGCAGATGGTGTGATCATCTCTACCCCCACAGGCTCGACGGCATACACGCTCGCAGCTAACGGCCCTATCCTGATGCCGACGGTGGACGCGATGGTGCTCACCGCGATCTGTCCGCATCTGCTGACCATTCGCCCGATCGTTGTGCCGGGGCATTCGCGCATCTCGGTCACAGTGAACGTCGTTCCGCACGAGACGTATCTCACGGTGGATGGCCAGGAAGCGGTCGAGCTGCAACTCGGCGATCGCATCGACTGTTGCCGCTCCGAGAGCTCGATTCGCCTGCTACGCCTGAACGAGAATGGCTTGTTCAATGTGCTGCGACAGAAGCTCAGCTGGGGCGAGCGATAG
- a CDS encoding agmatine deiminase family protein, which produces MSTEMNNFRMPAEWAEHAATWIAWPHNAEDWPGKFQPIPWVFAEIVRQLSSVEDVHILVNDAAAEKRAKAILSRQNAVLSRVHFHQWATDRIWLRDSGPIFVKNAAGEKQITDWRFNAWAKYPNWKSDDKLPSRVAKLHKMKSVQPEVTLANGRKQRLVLEGGSIDTNGEGILLTTEECLLSDVQQRNPGVTREQLEAAFQQYLGIEKVLWMNRGCAGDDTHGHVDDITRFVGTNTILTAVEENKNDENHEPLAENLDRLKSARNLKKRPFEIKTLPMPAPVIFDGERLPASYANFYIANDLVLVPTFNDPNDRIALNTIAECFPKRKVAGIHCVDFIWGLGALHCMTQQEPA; this is translated from the coding sequence ATGAGCACTGAGATGAACAATTTCCGCATGCCCGCTGAGTGGGCTGAGCACGCCGCGACGTGGATCGCATGGCCCCACAACGCAGAAGACTGGCCCGGTAAGTTCCAGCCGATTCCGTGGGTCTTCGCGGAGATCGTGCGTCAGCTTTCGTCGGTCGAAGACGTTCACATTCTCGTCAACGATGCTGCAGCAGAGAAGCGTGCGAAGGCGATTCTCTCGCGCCAGAACGCCGTGCTGTCTCGCGTGCATTTTCACCAGTGGGCGACCGACCGCATCTGGCTGCGCGACTCAGGGCCGATCTTCGTGAAGAACGCTGCGGGGGAAAAGCAGATCACCGATTGGCGCTTCAACGCGTGGGCGAAGTATCCGAACTGGAAGAGCGATGACAAGCTGCCGTCGCGTGTAGCGAAGCTGCACAAGATGAAGTCGGTGCAACCCGAGGTCACGCTCGCCAACGGCAGGAAGCAGCGTCTCGTACTCGAGGGCGGCTCCATCGACACGAACGGCGAGGGCATTCTGCTGACGACGGAGGAGTGCTTGCTTTCGGACGTGCAGCAGCGCAATCCCGGCGTGACGAGGGAGCAGCTTGAGGCTGCGTTCCAGCAGTATCTCGGCATCGAGAAGGTGTTGTGGATGAACCGCGGATGTGCGGGCGATGACACGCACGGACACGTCGATGACATCACGCGCTTCGTCGGCACGAACACCATTCTGACTGCCGTGGAAGAGAACAAGAACGACGAGAACCACGAGCCGCTGGCCGAGAATCTCGACCGCTTGAAGTCTGCGCGCAACCTGAAGAAGCGTCCGTTCGAGATCAAGACGTTGCCGATGCCAGCGCCGGTAATCTTCGACGGTGAGCGTCTGCCCGCGAGCTACGCGAACTTCTACATCGCGAATGATCTCGTGCTGGTGCCGACCTTCAACGACCCTAACGATCGCATCGCGTTGAACACCATCGCCGAGTGCTTCCCCAAGCGCAAGGTCGCCGGCATCCACTGCGTCGACTTCATCTGGGGACTTGGCGCATTGCACTGCATGACCCAACAGGAGCCCGCCTAA
- a CDS encoding glutamine synthetase family protein: MSSEYRNFLELSYEELEELNLKAKDQRKKRVDPGKIQEERLKWLTDNKGVKAVTVLFSDLEGRLHMLDYDKKFLVNSYDNLTFDGSSIRGFTAQRESDLRLGLDWSAFYYTPADIFGSGKVLVFGEVIDKNGGHYSGDLRGVLKSYANEQFAKNGYALNAANEIEGFLFEGIDAERNFAKTGEFVYTNQGGYYHSLPGDPLREFIDLTAEVQRAMGFENEKDHPEVAPSQFEINYTYGDVVTAADQIQLYKLICRQVANQMGMTASFLPKPVTGVNGSGMHTNVSITKDGKNLMWDPAGEEKISKFGWEFVDRILTAGNDLCLLLNASVNAYRRLDPHFEAPNQIKASATDRGSMVRIPIGNEKSSRVEVRSVGPDANPYMVLYSIFKTGLDGKTAQIENLRQAERYLPDNIYTALEDFRSAEWATELLGADVKQRYADLKQASADRCPRLLGTIVKDCEVQFHHDVYNQLLWGQF; this comes from the coding sequence ATGTCGAGCGAATACCGCAATTTTCTGGAGTTGTCCTACGAAGAACTTGAGGAGCTGAACCTCAAGGCCAAAGACCAGCGCAAGAAGCGCGTGGACCCGGGCAAGATCCAGGAAGAGCGACTGAAGTGGCTGACGGACAACAAGGGCGTGAAGGCCGTGACGGTTCTGTTCTCGGACCTCGAAGGCCGTCTGCACATGCTGGACTATGACAAGAAGTTCCTCGTCAACAGCTACGACAACCTGACCTTCGACGGCTCGTCCATCCGCGGCTTTACGGCGCAGCGTGAGTCGGACCTTCGCCTCGGCCTCGACTGGAGCGCCTTCTACTACACGCCGGCCGACATCTTCGGTTCAGGCAAGGTGCTCGTCTTCGGTGAAGTGATCGACAAGAACGGCGGCCACTACTCGGGCGATCTGCGCGGCGTGCTGAAGAGCTACGCCAACGAGCAATTTGCCAAGAACGGCTATGCACTGAACGCAGCGAATGAAATCGAAGGCTTCCTCTTCGAGGGCATCGACGCAGAGCGCAACTTCGCCAAGACCGGCGAGTTCGTTTACACCAACCAGGGCGGCTACTATCACTCGCTGCCGGGCGACCCGCTCCGCGAGTTCATCGACCTGACCGCTGAAGTACAGCGCGCCATGGGCTTCGAGAATGAGAAGGACCACCCTGAAGTGGCTCCCTCGCAGTTTGAAATCAACTACACCTACGGCGACGTGGTGACGGCTGCCGATCAGATCCAGCTCTACAAGCTGATCTGCCGCCAGGTAGCGAACCAGATGGGCATGACCGCCAGCTTCCTTCCGAAGCCGGTGACCGGCGTGAACGGTTCGGGCATGCACACCAACGTGTCCATCACCAAGGACGGCAAGAACCTGATGTGGGATCCTGCGGGCGAAGAGAAGATCTCGAAGTTCGGCTGGGAGTTCGTCGATCGCATCCTCACCGCTGGCAACGACCTTTGCCTGCTGCTGAACGCTTCGGTGAACGCGTACCGCCGCCTCGACCCGCACTTTGAAGCGCCGAACCAGATCAAGGCTTCGGCCACCGATCGTGGCTCGATGGTTCGTATCCCTATCGGCAACGAGAAGTCGTCGCGTGTGGAAGTTCGCTCGGTAGGACCGGATGCGAACCCGTACATGGTGCTCTACTCGATCTTCAAGACCGGCCTCGACGGCAAGACTGCGCAGATTGAAAACCTGCGTCAGGCTGAGCGTTATCTGCCGGACAACATCTACACCGCTCTCGAAGATTTCCGCAGCGCAGAGTGGGCGACCGAACTGCTGGGTGCTGATGTGAAGCAGCGCTACGCTGACCTGAAGCAGGCTTCGGCTGACCGTTGCCCGCGCCTGCTCGGCACCATCGTGAAGGACTGCGAAGTACAGTTCCACCACGATGTGTACAACCAGCTTCTCTGGGGCCAGTTCTAA
- a CDS encoding sigma-70 family RNA polymerase sigma factor: MDREFGVNNPTASAATVSDEQLLALVQRGDESAMASLYDRYSRLVYSVSLRVLRDPAAAEDVLQEIFMQVWRTPDSFISARGSLAGWLSIVSRNRSIDTLRRKRPSEQVEDVVLAMPGNLAAESERSLMAERAKIVIAQLPLEQRKTLEMAFFDGLTHAEIADMTGDPLGTVKTRIRSGLLTLRKAFSA, translated from the coding sequence ATGGATAGAGAGTTTGGCGTGAACAATCCGACGGCATCCGCGGCGACAGTCAGCGACGAGCAGCTGCTCGCGCTGGTGCAGCGCGGAGACGAGTCGGCGATGGCTTCACTCTACGATCGATACTCTCGACTGGTTTATTCCGTATCACTGCGTGTCTTGCGCGATCCCGCCGCCGCAGAGGACGTTTTACAGGAGATTTTCATGCAGGTGTGGCGCACCCCCGACAGCTTCATTTCCGCGCGAGGAAGTCTCGCTGGATGGCTGTCGATTGTGTCGCGCAATCGCTCGATCGATACCCTGCGGCGCAAGCGCCCCTCAGAGCAAGTGGAAGATGTCGTGCTCGCCATGCCGGGTAATCTGGCTGCAGAAAGCGAACGCTCGTTGATGGCTGAGCGCGCGAAGATTGTCATCGCGCAGCTTCCCCTGGAGCAACGCAAGACTTTGGAGATGGCCTTCTTCGATGGCCTCACGCACGCAGAGATCGCAGACATGACGGGCGATCCGCTGGGCACCGTAAAGACTCGCATCCGCAGCGGCTTGTTGACGCTGAGAAAGGCATTCAGCGCATGA
- a CDS encoding DUF3455 domain-containing protein, whose translation MKALWLVVGFASALQAQSIAPPADATPLVAVQGRGVQIYRCDQQIGAFAYSFVSPEAELLNSEGLKVGEHSAGPTWTWNDGGFIVGKVLAKQASTDADSVPWLLLQTSAKGAVGKYLASAAYVRRTDTHGGNAPSTGCDATHLGTMLRVPYTATYTFYKKTK comes from the coding sequence ATGAAGGCCTTGTGGCTTGTGGTTGGATTTGCCTCGGCGTTGCAGGCGCAGTCCATCGCTCCGCCCGCTGACGCCACACCGCTTGTAGCGGTGCAGGGACGCGGCGTGCAGATCTATCGTTGCGACCAGCAGATAGGTGCGTTTGCGTATAGCTTCGTCTCTCCGGAGGCAGAGCTGCTGAACAGCGAAGGCCTGAAGGTGGGTGAGCACTCCGCCGGTCCGACATGGACCTGGAACGATGGCGGATTCATCGTGGGCAAGGTGCTTGCGAAGCAAGCATCGACCGATGCAGACAGTGTGCCGTGGCTTTTGTTGCAGACCTCCGCGAAGGGCGCGGTTGGCAAGTATCTCGCGAGCGCGGCCTACGTGCGCCGCACGGATACTCACGGTGGCAACGCTCCTTCGACCGGCTGCGATGCTACACACCTTGGAACGATGCTGCGCGTTCCGTACACTGCAACTTACACGTTCTACAAGAAGACAAAATGA
- a CDS encoding HD domain-containing protein: MSWREELVAYLRREAQPSSKYSHQPRLYALAHEIAQREALAYDDDVVFAAAYLHDLGVFIGHRPEDPAALVRWDHVAYVRDKAPCLLREFGFPAEKIPAVIAAIEQHQPQDEPTSSEAVLLRDADILEQLGAVGVMRTVAKLGSDTRFHVFADVQRSLEKSLASLPEKIRLETTKSFAAPRLWAMRDFLDSLEAEAAEHND; encoded by the coding sequence ATGAGCTGGCGCGAGGAGCTGGTCGCCTACCTGCGCAGGGAAGCGCAGCCTTCGTCGAAGTACTCGCATCAGCCGCGGCTTTACGCGCTGGCGCATGAGATCGCGCAACGCGAGGCGCTCGCCTATGACGACGATGTCGTCTTCGCTGCGGCATATCTGCATGATCTCGGCGTCTTCATCGGCCATCGTCCGGAAGACCCGGCAGCGCTCGTCCGGTGGGACCATGTGGCCTATGTGCGTGACAAGGCTCCCTGTCTCCTGCGTGAGTTTGGGTTTCCAGCAGAGAAGATCCCCGCTGTGATTGCGGCGATCGAGCAGCATCAGCCGCAGGACGAACCAACGTCGAGCGAAGCGGTCCTGCTGCGGGACGCAGATATTCTCGAGCAGCTTGGCGCGGTGGGCGTCATGCGCACCGTTGCAAAGCTCGGCTCGGACACGCGTTTCCATGTCTTTGCCGACGTGCAGCGCTCGCTGGAGAAATCGCTGGCATCGCTCCCCGAGAAGATCCGGTTAGAGACGACGAAGAGCTTTGCAGCCCCAAGGCTCTGGGCGATGCGCGACTTCCTGGACTCGCTTGAGGCGGAAGCGGCTGAGCACAACGATTAA
- a CDS encoding winged helix-turn-helix transcriptional regulator, with the protein MKTGLVTRIRKGRGNLLEPMCPSRTVLEHVTSRWGMLVMVQLLEGKCRFSELARTIGGVSEKMLAQTLHHLEADGMVKREVFPTVPPRVEYSLTPLGEGAGEQVRDLALWVEENLASVLKQRERYATRKLAAAD; encoded by the coding sequence ATGAAGACCGGACTGGTAACTCGCATTCGCAAAGGCCGTGGGAATCTGCTGGAGCCGATGTGTCCCTCGCGCACGGTGCTGGAGCACGTCACGTCGCGGTGGGGCATGTTGGTGATGGTCCAGTTGCTGGAAGGGAAGTGTCGCTTCAGCGAGCTGGCCCGGACGATCGGCGGCGTCAGCGAAAAGATGCTGGCGCAGACGCTGCATCATCTGGAGGCCGACGGCATGGTGAAGCGCGAAGTCTTTCCGACCGTGCCGCCGCGCGTGGAGTACAGCCTCACCCCGCTGGGTGAGGGAGCAGGCGAACAGGTGCGGGACCTTGCGCTATGGGTGGAAGAAAATCTGGCAAGCGTGCTGAAGCAGCGCGAACGCTACGCGACGCGCAAGCTCGCAGCGGCTGACTAG
- a CDS encoding DMT family transporter, whose product MQQGKQNRPLGFASCASASMLWGCGFFFGKIALREMNVGAMVFYRFVFATLGLLPLMLTHKPRLSAKEWRLLLIGSFFGIPLQFLIQFYGLSLTTVSHASLMVGTMPVILAVGATIFARERLPLLGWIAIAASTCGAALIVFGKSVAAAAAHPSLRGDLMVVASMLIALVWILSNKKLMESHSSIVITSYGVLSGMLMLVLMVPMLYGVPPVHLSAKAWAASAAAGFLCTAATTLLWNWGLTQVPASQAGVLLNMEPLIGSLLGVFLLGERLGTAAYVGGGMIVVAAVTLTFSSSRAAKEAIAAELS is encoded by the coding sequence TTGCAGCAAGGGAAACAAAATCGTCCGCTGGGTTTTGCGTCGTGTGCGTCGGCCAGCATGTTGTGGGGCTGCGGCTTCTTCTTCGGCAAGATCGCGCTGCGCGAAATGAACGTCGGCGCGATGGTCTTCTATCGCTTCGTCTTCGCCACGCTCGGCCTGCTGCCGTTGATGCTTACGCACAAGCCTCGCCTCAGCGCGAAGGAGTGGCGCCTGCTGCTGATCGGATCGTTCTTCGGCATCCCGCTGCAATTCCTGATCCAGTTCTACGGGCTTTCGCTCACGACCGTCTCGCATGCATCGCTCATGGTGGGCACGATGCCAGTGATCCTCGCCGTGGGCGCGACGATCTTCGCGCGCGAGCGTCTGCCTCTGCTCGGGTGGATAGCGATCGCCGCGTCTACATGCGGGGCGGCGTTGATCGTCTTCGGCAAGTCGGTGGCAGCGGCTGCTGCGCATCCATCGCTGCGTGGCGATTTGATGGTCGTGGCGTCGATGCTGATCGCGCTCGTCTGGATCCTGTCGAACAAGAAGCTGATGGAGTCGCACAGTTCTATCGTCATCACGTCCTATGGTGTCCTTTCGGGAATGTTGATGCTCGTCCTGATGGTGCCCATGCTGTACGGCGTGCCCCCCGTACACCTGAGCGCGAAGGCGTGGGCAGCATCTGCTGCCGCAGGATTCCTCTGTACCGCCGCGACGACGCTGCTGTGGAACTGGGGGCTGACGCAGGTTCCGGCGTCGCAAGCAGGCGTGCTGTTGAATATGGAACCGCTGATCGGCTCACTGCTGGGCGTATTTCTGCTGGGGGAGCGACTCGGGACGGCGGCGTATGTGGGCGGCGGGATGATCGTCGTGGCGGCCGTCACGCTGACGTTTAGCTCCTCGCGCGCGGCAAAGGAAGCCATCGCTGCGGAGCTCTCCTAG
- a CDS encoding SDR family oxidoreductase: MIAVTGATGHLGHLVVDSLLSKLPADQIVAVVRTPAKAAALAAKGVAVREGDFSKPETLSAAFVGVEKLLLVSSSEVGQRIAQHQAVIDAAKAAGVKFIAYTSLLKADTATMQLATEHVATEKYLQASGVAFALLRNGWYTENHMAALAPSVAHGAIIGAAGEGRFATAPRADYAEAAAVVLATAGHENKIYELAGDTSYNYAELAHEAAEVSGKPVAYARLSEAEYAKALEGFGLPPAAAAVVANADASAAKGELDSTSGDLARLIGRATVPWQNTVAETLKQA, translated from the coding sequence ATGATCGCAGTCACCGGAGCCACCGGCCACCTTGGCCATCTCGTCGTTGATTCACTTCTCAGCAAGCTGCCCGCTGATCAGATCGTCGCCGTTGTCCGTACGCCGGCGAAGGCCGCTGCGCTCGCCGCAAAGGGCGTCGCCGTTCGCGAAGGCGACTTTAGCAAGCCCGAAACGCTGTCCGCAGCTTTTGTCGGCGTGGAGAAATTGCTGCTCGTTTCCTCCAGCGAAGTTGGACAGCGCATCGCCCAGCATCAGGCCGTGATCGATGCGGCGAAGGCCGCCGGCGTGAAGTTCATCGCCTACACCAGCCTGCTGAAGGCGGACACCGCGACCATGCAGCTCGCGACCGAACACGTCGCTACCGAGAAGTATCTGCAGGCGTCCGGCGTTGCTTTCGCGCTGCTGCGTAACGGCTGGTACACCGAGAACCACATGGCGGCACTGGCTCCGTCGGTCGCACACGGGGCCATCATCGGCGCCGCTGGCGAAGGCCGCTTCGCCACGGCTCCTCGCGCAGACTATGCGGAGGCAGCGGCTGTCGTGCTGGCAACGGCAGGCCATGAGAACAAGATCTACGAGCTGGCAGGCGACACCTCGTACAACTACGCCGAGCTCGCGCATGAAGCTGCAGAAGTCTCGGGAAAGCCCGTTGCGTACGCGCGCCTCAGCGAGGCAGAGTACGCCAAGGCGCTCGAAGGCTTTGGGCTTCCTCCGGCTGCAGCAGCCGTAGTCGCAAACGCCGATGCCAGCGCGGCAAAGGGAGAGCTCGACAGCACTTCGGGTGATCTTGCTCGACTCATCGGACGTGCCACGGTGCCGTGGCAGAACACCGTCGCCGAAACGCTGAAGCAAGCGTAA